From the genome of Spinacia oleracea cultivar Varoflay chromosome 2, BTI_SOV_V1, whole genome shotgun sequence, one region includes:
- the LOC110798103 gene encoding thiamine biosynthetic bifunctional enzyme TH1, chloroplastic isoform X2: MLHFRTFPVTPTLGKLCSPRPLKSSNCPRFSMVSRENDDQKMKIPHVMTVAGSDSGAGAGIQADLKACAALGVYCSTVITAVTAQNTVGVQGVNILPEDFVAEQMKSVLSDMEVDVVKTGMLPSVGMVKVLLQSIKEYSVQALVVDPVMVATSGDVLAGSSVLPVFRNVLVKGGDLPASMDAIDVFYDGENVYELSSARISTRNTHGTGCTLASSIAAELAKGLPMLSAVKIAKKFVDAALNYGKDMAIGRGRHGPFDHLLKLKVCRSVAPRAFSPSDLFLYAVTDSGMNEKWGRSITEAVKAAIEGGATIVQLREKNLETREFLEAAKECVSICHSKGVPILINDRVDVALASDADGVHVGQSDMPVSLVRSLLGPEKIIGISCKTPEQAHEAWVNGADYIGSGGVFPTNTKANNRTIGLDGLKEVCLASKLPVVAIGGIGASNAQSVMEVDAPNLEGVAVVSALFNAECVSSATKQLHANLKQAVRTRS, from the exons ATGCTCCATTTCCGTACATTCCCTGTCACCCCTACCCTG GGAAAACTGTGTTCACCTAGGCCTCTCAAAAGCTCTAATTGCCCAAGATTTTCCATGGTTTCGAGGGAGAACGACGACCAGAAAATGAAGATACCGCATGTTATGACGGTGGCGGGATCGGATTCCGGTGCGGGCGCGGGAATACAGGCAGACTTGAAGGCGTGTGCTGCCCTTGGGGTTTATTGTTCTACTGTGATCACTGCTGTTACTGCTCAGAACACTGTCGGGGTTCAG GGTGTTAACATATTGCCAGAAGACTTTGTGGCTGAGCAAATGAAGTCTGTGCTTTCAGATATGGAGGTTGATGTG GTGAAAACGGGTATGCTTCCTTCTGTTGGTATGGTCAAGGTCCTCCTCCAGTCTATCAAGGAGTATTCAGTTCAAG CTTTGGTGGTGGATCCTGTGATGGTAGCGACCAGTGGAGATGTGCTTGCCGGTTCGTCTGTTCTACCTGTATTCAG AAATGTGCTTGTGAAAGGTGGCGATCTCCCTGCCTCAATGGATGCAATTGATGTATTCTATGATG GAGAAAATGTGTATGAATTAAGCTCGGCACGCATTAGTACCCGCAATACTCACGGAACTGGTTGCACATTGGCATCAAGTATTGCAGCTGAGTTAGCGAAAGGTTTACCGATGCTTTCAGCTGTTAAG ATTGCCAAAAAATTTGTTGATGCTGCCTTAAATTACGGAAAAGATATGGCTATTGGTAGAGGGCGTCATGGCCCCTTTGATCACTTGTTGAAGCTTAAAGTCTGCAGATCAGTTGCACCTCGTGCTTTCAGTCCATCAGATCTTTTCCTTTATGCTGTTACAGATTCTGGGATGAATGAGAAGTGGGGCCGTTCTATTACAGAAGCTGTAAAAGCGGCTATAGAAGGAGGGGCAACCATTGTTCAGCTCAG GGAGAAGAATTTGGAAACCAGGGAGTTCCTTGAAGCAGCCAAGGAGTGTGTCAGCATTTGCCATTCGAAAGGAGTTCCTATCTTGATAAATGACAGAGTTGATGTAGCTCTGGCTTCTGATGCAGATGGCGTGCATGTTGGCCAGTCTGACATGCCAGTATCTCTTGTACGTTCTCTTCTAGGACCTGAAAAAATTATTGGCATTTCATGTAAGACTCCGGAACAAGCTCATGAAGCATGGGTCAATGGGGCTGATTACATTGGTTCTGGAGGTGTCTTTCCAACCAacactaaagcaaataatcggACCATTGGCTTGGATGGCCTGAAAGAGGTCTGCTTGGCATCAAAACTACCCGTGGTTGCAATTGGTGGTATTGGCGCGTCCAATGCTCAATCTGTTATGGAAGTTGATGCTCCAAATTTGGAAggtgttgctgttgtttcagcCCTTTTTAATGCCGAATGTGTTTCTTCGGCAACTAAACAGTTACATGCAAATCTAAAGCAGGCTGTACGAACAAGAAGTTAG
- the LOC110798103 gene encoding thiamine biosynthetic bifunctional enzyme TH1, chloroplastic isoform X1, translated as MLHFRTFPVTPTLGKLCSPRPLKSSNCPRFSMVSRENDDQKMKIPHVMTVAGSDSGAGAGIQADLKACAALGVYCSTVITAVTAQNTVGVQGVNILPEDFVAEQMKSVLSDMEVDVVKTGMLPSVGMVKVLLQSIKEYSVQALVVDPVMVATSGDVLAGSSVLPVFREELLPMADLVTPNLKEASILLGGMHLETVADMRSAAKLIHDMGPRNVLVKGGDLPASMDAIDVFYDGENVYELSSARISTRNTHGTGCTLASSIAAELAKGLPMLSAVKIAKKFVDAALNYGKDMAIGRGRHGPFDHLLKLKVCRSVAPRAFSPSDLFLYAVTDSGMNEKWGRSITEAVKAAIEGGATIVQLREKNLETREFLEAAKECVSICHSKGVPILINDRVDVALASDADGVHVGQSDMPVSLVRSLLGPEKIIGISCKTPEQAHEAWVNGADYIGSGGVFPTNTKANNRTIGLDGLKEVCLASKLPVVAIGGIGASNAQSVMEVDAPNLEGVAVVSALFNAECVSSATKQLHANLKQAVRTRS; from the exons ATGCTCCATTTCCGTACATTCCCTGTCACCCCTACCCTG GGAAAACTGTGTTCACCTAGGCCTCTCAAAAGCTCTAATTGCCCAAGATTTTCCATGGTTTCGAGGGAGAACGACGACCAGAAAATGAAGATACCGCATGTTATGACGGTGGCGGGATCGGATTCCGGTGCGGGCGCGGGAATACAGGCAGACTTGAAGGCGTGTGCTGCCCTTGGGGTTTATTGTTCTACTGTGATCACTGCTGTTACTGCTCAGAACACTGTCGGGGTTCAG GGTGTTAACATATTGCCAGAAGACTTTGTGGCTGAGCAAATGAAGTCTGTGCTTTCAGATATGGAGGTTGATGTG GTGAAAACGGGTATGCTTCCTTCTGTTGGTATGGTCAAGGTCCTCCTCCAGTCTATCAAGGAGTATTCAGTTCAAG CTTTGGTGGTGGATCCTGTGATGGTAGCGACCAGTGGAGATGTGCTTGCCGGTTCGTCTGTTCTACCTGTATTCAG GGAAGAGTTGCTTCCTATGGCTGATTTGGTGACACCAAATCTAAAAGAGGCATCAATTTTGCTTGGGGGAATGCACCTGGAAACAGTTGCTGACATGCGGTCTGCTGCAAAATTGATACATGATATGGGTCCGCG AAATGTGCTTGTGAAAGGTGGCGATCTCCCTGCCTCAATGGATGCAATTGATGTATTCTATGATG GAGAAAATGTGTATGAATTAAGCTCGGCACGCATTAGTACCCGCAATACTCACGGAACTGGTTGCACATTGGCATCAAGTATTGCAGCTGAGTTAGCGAAAGGTTTACCGATGCTTTCAGCTGTTAAG ATTGCCAAAAAATTTGTTGATGCTGCCTTAAATTACGGAAAAGATATGGCTATTGGTAGAGGGCGTCATGGCCCCTTTGATCACTTGTTGAAGCTTAAAGTCTGCAGATCAGTTGCACCTCGTGCTTTCAGTCCATCAGATCTTTTCCTTTATGCTGTTACAGATTCTGGGATGAATGAGAAGTGGGGCCGTTCTATTACAGAAGCTGTAAAAGCGGCTATAGAAGGAGGGGCAACCATTGTTCAGCTCAG GGAGAAGAATTTGGAAACCAGGGAGTTCCTTGAAGCAGCCAAGGAGTGTGTCAGCATTTGCCATTCGAAAGGAGTTCCTATCTTGATAAATGACAGAGTTGATGTAGCTCTGGCTTCTGATGCAGATGGCGTGCATGTTGGCCAGTCTGACATGCCAGTATCTCTTGTACGTTCTCTTCTAGGACCTGAAAAAATTATTGGCATTTCATGTAAGACTCCGGAACAAGCTCATGAAGCATGGGTCAATGGGGCTGATTACATTGGTTCTGGAGGTGTCTTTCCAACCAacactaaagcaaataatcggACCATTGGCTTGGATGGCCTGAAAGAGGTCTGCTTGGCATCAAAACTACCCGTGGTTGCAATTGGTGGTATTGGCGCGTCCAATGCTCAATCTGTTATGGAAGTTGATGCTCCAAATTTGGAAggtgttgctgttgtttcagcCCTTTTTAATGCCGAATGTGTTTCTTCGGCAACTAAACAGTTACATGCAAATCTAAAGCAGGCTGTACGAACAAGAAGTTAG